A window from Hemicordylus capensis ecotype Gifberg chromosome 2, rHemCap1.1.pri, whole genome shotgun sequence encodes these proteins:
- the KIAA1958 gene encoding uncharacterized protein KIAA1958 homolog isoform X1 produces the protein MEDCLHTSSENLSKLVSWAHSHGTICSLIPNLKHLLSEGSHGNLTAMWGCSAGHAYHWPLTATCRAGSQERVCFQDNRSFNSDSPSIIGVPPDTQTSPVDRYSGRPGKGKLDCNRTRDSCDFSYCSEPSELDENVEEYEDEATLFDMVCESSVTDEDSDFEPYQQRSQTIPRKRPGPSSSSSFHSGSHSQVIDGSSNDVLVKKIKQEIPEDYYIVANAEITGGIDGPALSLTQMSKPKAHAHPGASYSVPSKSTPHASPPLSAEFDLQNMSASSPIIARPAVQKPPKVTLASPSRGPGSTPAVNPQVALQMPASTSSAGKPISIPLSALQLPGQEEQSASEDLLQPVPNQVPSDVALSPSVSTEPEVSSSQQQPSTAPTITTEPMAQTIPDQDERAAELSREQNEKTIRSTQTALRNFREFLISKYPSETREIYVIPCKELDAYLASFFVDARQKDGSEYEPNSLANYQCGLERYLKEHRYGYSITRDKEFKRSQEALKQKQMELRCKGKGNKPHKSMKLTFADELILRKRGLLSRYNPEGLLNLVWLNNTKAFGHCTGFHGSTLKWGDIRLRVTETGLEYLEWMGQDGGDGNAKTKRGGTDSRVYATQHAPQTCPVQDYKEYAQRRPPAMRYEDAPFYLSIKPVVNLAALHWYNCQALGKNKLAKMVKTMCEKGNIPGRKTNFSVYQSCSTLSEAQSNQLVLICNNLSQQAAQSMASHSSSGNFIVSASYDSSSDTA, from the exons ATGGAGGACTGTCTTCATACTTCTTCTGAAAATCTTTCCAAACTGGTCAGTTGGGCCCACAGTCATGGGACCATTTGCAGTCTCATTCCAAATCTAAAGCACCTACTTTCTGAAGGTTCCCATGGCAACCTGACAGCTATGTGGGGCTGTAGTGCGGGCCACGCCTATCACTGGCCATTGACAGCAACCTGTAGGGCTGGCTCGCAGGAAAGAGTATGTTTCCAGGACAACAGAAGCTTCAACTCGGACAGTCCCAGCATCATAGGTGTGCCGCCAGACACACAAACCAGCCCAGTAGATCGGTACTCTGGGAGGCCAGGGAAAGGAAAGCTGGACTGTAACAGAACCCGAGACTCCTGTGACTTTTCCTACTGCAGTGAGCCTTCTGAATTAGATGAAAATGTGGAGGAATATGAAGATGAAGCTACTCTTTTTGACATGGTCTGTGAGTCTTCGGTGACAGATGAAGACAGTGACTTTGAACCTTATCAGCAAAGATCTCAAACCATTCCTCGTAAAAGGCCAGGTCCCAGTTCATCCTCCTCATTTCATTCAGGCTCCCACTCTCAGGTCATTGATGGAAGCAGCAATGATGTATTAGTTAAAAAAATCAAGCAAGAAATCCCAGAGGATTATTACATTGTGGCTAATGCGGAAATTACTGGTGGCATTGATGGGCCTGCATTGTCCTTGACACAGATGTCAAAACCCAAAGCTCATGCTCATCCTGGAGCCTCCTACTCGGTGCCATCTAAGTCCACCCCTCATGCATCACCTCCACTCAGTGCTGAATTTGATTTGCAAAATATGTCTGCCTCTTCACCAATCATAGCAAGGCCAGCAGTTCAGAAGCCTCCAAAAGTGACTTTGGCTTCTCCAAGCAGAGGGCCTGGTAGCACCCCAGCAGTCAACCCTCAGGTAGCCCTCCAGATGCCTGCTAGCACTTCCAGTGCTGGCAAACCAATAAGCATTCCTCTCTCAGCCTTGCAGCTCCCTGGGCAAGAAGAACAATCTGCCTCGGAAGATCTTCTCCAGCCTGTGCCAAATCAAGTTCCCAGTGATGTAGCATTATCTCCTTCAGTTAGCACAGAGCCAGAAGTTAGCTCAAGCCAGCAGCAGCCAAGCACTGCTCCCACCATCACCACTGAGCCAATGGCACAGACAATACCAG ATCAAGATGAAAGAGCAGCAGAACTGAGCAGAGAGCAAAATGAAAAAACCATCCGCAGTACCCAGACCGCTCTCCGTAACTTCAGGGAATTTCTCATCTCTAAATATCCCTCAGAAACCCGGGAGATCTATGTCATTCCTTGCAAAGAGCTGGATGCTTACCTGGCATCATTCTTTGTTGATGCCCGACAAAAGGATGGTTCAGAATATGAGCCCAATAGTTTGGCTAATTACCAGTGTGGTCTGGAGCGGTATCTCAAGGAGCACAGGTATGGATACAGTATAACCCGAGATAAGGAATTCAAGAGATCTCAAGAAGCACTGAAGCAGAAGCAAATGGAGCTGAGGTGCAAAGGTAAAGGAAACAAGCCACACAAATCCATGAAGCTTACCTTTGCAGATGAGCTTATCCTACGCAAGAGAGGCTTGTTGAGCCGATATAATCCTGAAGGGCTGCTGAACCTTGTCTGGCTTAACAACACCAAGGCATTTGGCCACTGTACAGGTTTCCATGGATCAACCCTCAAATGGGGGGACATCAGGCTTCGGGTGACAGAGACTGGGTTGGAATATTTAGAATGGATGGGTCAAGATGGTGGTGATGGGAATGCCAAAACCAAGAGAGGTGGCACTGACTCTAGGGTGTATGCAACACAGCATGCTCCGCAGACCTGCCCGGTGCAAGACTACAAGGAGTATGCACAACGGCGCCCCCCTGCAATGCGGTATGAGGATGCCCCTTTCTATTTGTCCATTAAGCCAGTTGtcaatctggctgcactgcattGGTACAACTGCCAAGCCCTAGGCAAAAACAAGCTGGCTAAAATGGTCAAGACAATGTGTGAGAAGGGGAACATCCCCGGAAGAAAAACTAACTTCAGTGTCTACCAGAGCTGCAGCACGCTCTCCGAAGCTCAAAGTAACCAGCTGGTGCTGATTTGCAACAACTTAAGCCAACAAGCTGCTCAGTCAATGGCGAGCCATTCCAGCTCTGGCAACTTCATAGTATCTGCATCTTATGACTCTTCCTCAGACACTGCCTGA